From a region of the Bacteroidetes bacterium GWF2_43_63 genome:
- a CDS encoding antibiotic ABC transporter ATP-binding protein gives MKSLRRMLRLINGHWRNTLYYLLFNILTAVFSLFSIAMVIPFLRVLFGMQQRVAESVPFEMNLESLQHNLNYFISNLLDKYGINQTLIFVCIVIVILFFFRNLFTYLSTYFMAPVRNGIVEDLRNKMYRKILHLPMSFFSNERKGDIMSRVTNDVQEVDNSVMSSIQVLFKDPIFIVIYLSSLFLMNYRLTLIILLMLPVIGFVLGVISRSLRKKAKLGQQRLGFLTSLIDETLHGLRIIKAFTAEEIVYKNTAESNHNYTRLQIRIFRKRNLASPLTEFFSILVMAIILFLGANMVLTDGLAFSAEAFIAYIMLFSQLLPPAKSFSNAWSSVQKGMASLERVDELLDADEVILDPENPAEFKGFNHSVEFSNVSFTYGNDNVLHNINLTIPKGKTIALVGASGAGKTTMVDLLPRFFDVTEGEILIDNVPIKNYNVLELRSLFGIVNQEPILFNDTFFNNISFGKPNASREEVENAARIANAHDFIMETPEGYDTSMGERGSKLSGGQRQRISIARAVLKNPPILILDEATSSLDSENERMVQDALDRLLSDRTSVVIAHRLSTIVKADNIVVLDQGRIVEQGKHEELLALGGQYKHLYDLQMFGKK, from the coding sequence ATGAAAAGTTTGCGCCGCATGCTCCGTCTGATCAACGGACATTGGAGAAATACTCTTTACTATCTGCTGTTTAATATTCTTACAGCCGTTTTTTCGCTCTTTTCCATTGCGATGGTCATTCCATTTCTGCGAGTTCTCTTCGGTATGCAACAGCGCGTTGCTGAGTCAGTGCCATTCGAAATGAATCTTGAATCACTTCAACATAATTTGAATTATTTTATTTCAAATCTGCTGGATAAATACGGCATCAATCAAACATTGATCTTTGTATGCATTGTTATTGTCATTCTGTTCTTTTTCAGAAATCTATTCACCTACCTGTCAACTTATTTTATGGCGCCTGTTCGCAACGGAATCGTTGAAGACCTTCGCAATAAAATGTACCGGAAAATTTTGCACCTGCCAATGTCGTTTTTTTCGAACGAACGAAAAGGCGATATCATGAGCCGCGTGACAAACGATGTGCAGGAGGTCGATAACAGCGTCATGTCATCTATTCAGGTGTTGTTTAAAGATCCGATATTTATTGTTATTTATCTCTCCAGTCTTTTTCTGATGAATTACAGGCTAACCCTCATTATTCTGCTCATGTTGCCGGTCATCGGTTTCGTGCTGGGGGTCATCAGCCGGTCGCTTCGAAAAAAAGCAAAACTGGGACAACAACGACTGGGATTTCTTACATCGCTCATCGATGAAACACTGCATGGACTGAGAATTATCAAGGCTTTCACCGCTGAAGAAATCGTATATAAAAATACCGCTGAAAGCAATCACAACTACACACGTTTACAGATACGTATTTTTCGGAAACGCAATCTTGCTTCTCCGCTAACTGAGTTTTTCTCCATTCTGGTAATGGCCATCATTCTATTTCTCGGAGCCAACATGGTACTCACAGACGGTCTCGCATTTTCTGCTGAAGCTTTTATTGCATACATCATGTTGTTTTCGCAATTATTGCCACCCGCCAAAAGCTTTTCCAATGCGTGGTCCAGCGTGCAAAAAGGAATGGCTTCGCTCGAGCGGGTTGATGAACTTCTTGATGCCGATGAAGTAATTCTTGATCCGGAAAATCCGGCTGAATTTAAAGGGTTCAATCATTCTGTCGAGTTTAGCAATGTTTCGTTTACATACGGAAATGATAATGTTCTGCACAACATAAACCTGACCATTCCCAAAGGAAAAACCATTGCACTCGTGGGCGCATCAGGCGCTGGTAAAACAACCATGGTCGATCTTCTGCCGCGATTTTTTGATGTAACAGAAGGTGAAATTCTGATTGATAACGTACCGATAAAAAATTACAATGTGCTTGAATTGCGGAGTCTGTTCGGCATTGTGAATCAGGAACCCATTCTCTTCAACGATACTTTTTTCAATAATATTTCTTTCGGAAAACCAAACGCCTCCCGCGAAGAAGTCGAAAATGCAGCCCGCATTGCCAATGCGCATGATTTTATTATGGAGACCCCCGAAGGGTACGATACTTCAATGGGTGAACGCGGAAGCAAACTCAGCGGTGGTCAGCGACAACGGATCAGCATTGCACGGGCTGTGCTGAAAAACCCACCCATTCTTATTCTCGACGAAGCCACTTCTTCGCTCGACTCCGAAAACGAACGAATGGTGCAGGATGCACTCGATCGCCTGCTGAGTGACCGCACTTCTGTAGTGATTGCCCACCGACTTTCGACCATCGTTAAAGCCGACAATATTGTAGTGCTCGATCAGGGGCGCATTGTTGAACAGGGCAAACACGAAGAACTGCTCGCACTCGGCGGACAATACAAGCATTTATACGATTTACAGATGTTCGGAAAAAAATAA
- a CDS encoding proline--tRNA ligase yields the protein MGGKITPRSENYSQWYLDIVQNAGLAENSAVRGCMVIKPYGFAIWERMRDELDRMFKETGHSNAYFPIFIPKSFFSKEASHVEGFAKECAVVTHYRLKNAPDGSGVVVDEDAKLEEELIVRPTSETIIWDTYRTWIQSYRDLPLLINQWANVVRWEMRTRLFLRTTEFLWQEGHTAHATEKEAIEEAERMLGVYATFAEDWMAMPVLQGVKSVNERFAGAIETYCIEAMMQDGKALQAGTSHFLGQNFAKAFDVKFLSKENQLEYVWATSWGVSTRLMGALIMTHSDDKGLVLPPTLAPIQVVIVPIFKNEEMKPKILEYVAGIEAELKEKKISVKVDDSENYSPGYKFAEYEMKGIPIRIAVGARDLENGTVELARRDTLTKESAGRLGISDLVFALLVDIQSNLYQKALEMRKQNTCTVDTWEEFVDVIENKGGFVYAHWDGTAETEEKIKDLTKATIRLIPLEEGEPGKCVLTGKPSSKRVVFAKAY from the coding sequence ATGGGTGGAAAGATTACGCCAAGAAGTGAAAATTATTCTCAGTGGTATCTGGATATTGTCCAGAATGCTGGTTTGGCAGAGAATTCCGCGGTCCGCGGGTGCATGGTAATAAAACCATACGGGTTTGCCATCTGGGAGCGTATGCGCGATGAGCTGGATCGAATGTTTAAAGAAACAGGACACTCCAACGCTTACTTCCCAATTTTTATACCAAAATCTTTCTTTTCGAAAGAGGCAAGCCACGTGGAAGGTTTTGCCAAAGAATGTGCCGTTGTTACCCATTACAGATTGAAAAACGCCCCTGATGGCTCGGGTGTTGTTGTTGATGAAGATGCAAAACTTGAAGAAGAACTCATCGTTCGTCCTACGTCTGAGACAATTATTTGGGATACTTATAGAACATGGATTCAATCATATAGAGATCTGCCATTGCTGATTAATCAATGGGCGAATGTTGTGCGCTGGGAAATGAGAACCAGACTGTTTTTGCGTACTACCGAATTTCTCTGGCAGGAGGGTCACACGGCCCATGCTACAGAAAAAGAAGCCATTGAGGAAGCTGAACGCATGCTTGGCGTTTATGCTACATTTGCCGAAGACTGGATGGCCATGCCAGTGTTGCAAGGGGTAAAATCAGTGAATGAGCGATTTGCAGGAGCTATTGAAACCTATTGCATAGAAGCAATGATGCAAGATGGAAAAGCTTTGCAGGCCGGGACCTCACATTTTCTCGGGCAGAATTTTGCCAAGGCTTTTGACGTAAAATTTTTGAGTAAAGAAAATCAGCTCGAATATGTGTGGGCCACTTCATGGGGCGTTTCGACTCGACTGATGGGCGCTTTGATTATGACCCACAGCGATGATAAAGGACTTGTACTGCCACCGACCTTAGCTCCTATTCAGGTGGTTATTGTGCCTATATTTAAAAATGAAGAAATGAAGCCAAAAATTCTGGAATATGTTGCCGGAATTGAAGCTGAACTCAAAGAGAAGAAAATTTCGGTGAAGGTAGATGACAGTGAGAATTATTCACCGGGGTATAAATTTGCTGAATATGAGATGAAAGGTATTCCAATCCGCATTGCAGTTGGTGCAAGGGATCTGGAGAATGGAACAGTTGAGCTTGCCCGCAGAGATACACTGACTAAAGAATCAGCAGGGCGGCTGGGGATATCTGATCTTGTTTTTGCATTGTTGGTTGATATTCAGAGCAATCTTTATCAGAAAGCGCTGGAGATGAGAAAGCAAAACACCTGCACCGTTGACACCTGGGAAGAATTTGTTGATGTGATTGAAAACAAAGGTGGATTTGTGTATGCTCATTGGGACGGTACTGCAGAAACTGAAGAAAAAATAAAGGATCTCACCAAAGCCACCATTCGATTGATACCTTTAGAAGAAGGAGAACCCGGAAAGTGTGTGCTTACCGGCAAACCCTCATCGAAGCGAGTGGTTTTCGCCAAAGCCTATTAA
- a CDS encoding N-acyl-L-amino acid amidohydrolase gives MEYSKNIESLAEQVYPQLVDIRRHLHKFPELSGSEKNTASHICAILDEWKIPYRDGIGGYGIVALIEGKSAGACVALRADMDALSIQEISNCEYKSAIEGVMHACGHDAHIASLLGTAFILNTLKDSFSGSFKLIFQPSEEKFPGGAIQMIQEGVLENPKVNAIIGQHVLPGLSTGSIGLKSGPYMASTDEIYITVTGRGGHGATPELNIDPVVIASQIIVALQQITSRVANPSVPTVLSFGRMIADGRTNIIPEAVTMEGTIRTFDEKWRAEAHKKIISISKGIAEGFGAKCIVDIHHGYPFLVNDEKCTDIARRAATSLLGRENVVELPLRMTAEDFAYYAQNVPAIFYRLGITDSKTKEPAANLHTASFDIDEKSLITGCSCMAKIAIDMLSELNNKHL, from the coding sequence ATGGAATACTCAAAGAATATTGAATCACTGGCTGAGCAGGTATATCCACAACTTGTTGATATTCGCCGCCATCTGCATAAATTTCCGGAACTTTCCGGCTCTGAAAAAAACACAGCGTCTCATATCTGCGCTATTCTGGATGAATGGAAAATTCCTTATCGTGACGGCATTGGCGGATATGGAATCGTTGCACTCATCGAAGGAAAATCAGCAGGTGCTTGCGTAGCATTGCGTGCCGATATGGATGCGCTCAGTATTCAGGAGATCAGTAATTGTGAATACAAAAGCGCAATTGAGGGTGTTATGCATGCTTGCGGACACGATGCGCACATTGCCTCACTTCTCGGAACCGCCTTTATTCTAAATACTCTAAAAGATTCGTTTAGTGGTAGCTTCAAACTGATTTTTCAGCCTTCTGAAGAAAAATTTCCCGGAGGAGCAATTCAAATGATTCAGGAAGGAGTACTTGAAAATCCAAAGGTGAATGCTATAATCGGACAGCATGTATTGCCTGGTTTATCTACCGGGAGCATAGGCTTGAAGAGCGGCCCTTATATGGCTTCTACAGATGAAATTTACATAACGGTAACTGGTCGCGGAGGCCATGGCGCCACGCCAGAACTCAATATTGATCCTGTTGTCATTGCTTCACAAATCATTGTGGCTTTGCAGCAGATAACCAGCCGTGTGGCAAATCCATCCGTACCTACGGTGCTTTCATTTGGAAGAATGATTGCCGATGGTCGTACCAACATTATTCCAGAGGCGGTAACGATGGAAGGCACAATCCGCACTTTCGACGAAAAATGGCGTGCAGAAGCTCACAAGAAAATTATTTCCATTTCAAAAGGAATAGCTGAGGGATTTGGCGCAAAATGCATCGTCGACATTCATCATGGTTACCCGTTTCTGGTTAATGATGAAAAATGCACCGACATTGCTCGTCGCGCGGCCACTTCATTGCTGGGTAGGGAAAATGTCGTTGAGCTTCCATTGCGCATGACGGCAGAAGATTTTGCCTACTATGCTCAGAATGTGCCTGCAATATTCTACCGGCTTGGAATAACCGATTCCAAAACAAAAGAGCCGGCAGCAAATCTTCACACTGCCAGCTTTGACATTGATGAAAAGTCGCTGATAACGGGTTGCTCATGCATGGCGAAAATTGCCATTGACATGTTGTCGGAGCTAAACAATAAGCATTTATGA
- a CDS encoding Nif3-like dinuclear metal center hexameric protein, with the protein MKCKELFNAIEKLFPLSWQENYDNSGFQIGNPDDEIKGILYTLDVTPHTLDQAIANRCNVIISHHPLIFQGLKQINLANSTGQIIEKCIRENITIYSAHTNFDKHPSGVSGALAQIIGLENPEILVPENGLLKKLVTYCPEAQAASVRNALFEAGAGHIGNYDSCSFNMSGLGSFRAGENTNPYVGEIGEVHFEPEVRIETVFPVSKQAAVLSALFAFHPYEEVAFDIYSLENQYHECGLGIIGNLPQPLSCEALVDLIKSKLGVQFLRCSAFVSSEISRVAVCGGAGASFISSAKSAGVQAYITADLKYHDFQAASGSIFLIDAGHYETEIFGLSALKSLVSEILPNFVPHIISPDSNWVNTV; encoded by the coding sequence ATGAAGTGTAAAGAATTGTTTAATGCCATCGAAAAATTATTCCCGCTTTCATGGCAGGAAAATTACGATAACAGTGGCTTCCAGATAGGAAACCCGGACGATGAAATCAAGGGAATTTTATACACGCTTGATGTAACTCCTCACACGCTTGATCAAGCTATTGCTAATAGATGCAATGTCATCATTAGTCACCATCCACTAATATTTCAGGGATTGAAACAAATTAATCTGGCTAATTCAACTGGCCAGATCATCGAAAAGTGTATTCGCGAAAATATCACAATTTATTCTGCTCATACAAATTTCGACAAACATCCTTCTGGTGTGAGCGGTGCATTGGCTCAAATAATTGGTTTGGAAAATCCTGAAATTCTTGTTCCTGAAAATGGTTTGTTGAAAAAACTGGTTACGTATTGTCCCGAAGCGCAGGCCGCGTCTGTTCGAAATGCTTTGTTTGAAGCCGGAGCCGGCCATATTGGAAATTATGATTCCTGCAGTTTTAATATGTCTGGATTGGGCTCTTTCAGAGCTGGTGAAAACACAAATCCCTATGTCGGCGAAATTGGTGAAGTTCATTTCGAACCTGAAGTAAGAATTGAAACCGTTTTTCCCGTAAGTAAACAAGCTGCAGTTTTATCGGCTCTATTTGCATTTCATCCGTATGAGGAAGTTGCGTTTGATATATATTCACTCGAAAATCAATACCACGAATGTGGCCTTGGAATAATTGGAAATCTCCCTCAGCCTTTGTCATGTGAAGCACTCGTTGATTTAATAAAATCAAAACTGGGGGTTCAGTTTCTTCGTTGCAGCGCTTTTGTTTCTTCAGAAATCTCGAGGGTAGCCGTTTGCGGTGGTGCGGGAGCTTCGTTTATCAGCAGCGCTAAGTCAGCGGGAGTGCAGGCATACATCACCGCTGATCTGAAATACCACGATTTTCAGGCTGCTTCAGGAAGCATATTTCTGATCGATGCCGGCCATTATGAAACTGAAATTTTTGGTTTAAGTGCATTAAAGTCACTTGTTTCGGAAATTTTACCTAATTTTGTCCCTCACATTATTTCCCCGGACTCGAACTGGGTTAATACAGTATAA
- a CDS encoding nucleoside triphosphate pyrophosphohydrolase: MNMQRKLDEFRRLLEIMDRLRVECPWDRKQTNETLRYLTIEEMYELGDAVLEKNDQEIMKELGDIMLHIVFYAKIGSEKGAFDMGDVLHNINEKLIRRHPHVFGETVVADDEEVKANWEKIKMGEGRKSVLEGVPKGLPAVVKAFRMQEKVKGVGFEWERTEQVWDKVKEELQELNEEVIAMAPIEKVEDEFGDVLFALVNYARFIGVNPENALERTNKKFIQRFTYIEEQALKLGKSMHDMTLGEMDAIWNEAKKREK; this comes from the coding sequence ATTAATATGCAGCGCAAACTTGATGAATTCAGGCGTTTGCTTGAAATTATGGACAGACTCAGGGTAGAATGTCCGTGGGATCGCAAGCAGACCAATGAAACCCTGCGATATCTGACCATTGAAGAAATGTATGAGCTTGGTGATGCCGTGTTGGAGAAGAACGACCAGGAGATAATGAAAGAGCTTGGAGACATTATGCTCCACATTGTTTTTTATGCGAAAATCGGGTCGGAAAAAGGCGCCTTTGATATGGGTGACGTTTTGCATAATATCAACGAAAAGCTGATCAGACGCCATCCGCATGTGTTTGGTGAAACGGTGGTTGCCGACGATGAGGAGGTAAAGGCCAACTGGGAAAAAATCAAAATGGGCGAAGGACGGAAAAGCGTTCTGGAAGGGGTTCCCAAAGGATTGCCGGCTGTGGTAAAAGCATTCAGAATGCAGGAAAAGGTAAAAGGCGTGGGCTTTGAATGGGAGAGAACGGAACAAGTGTGGGACAAAGTGAAGGAAGAATTGCAGGAGTTGAATGAGGAAGTCATTGCCATGGCCCCAATTGAAAAAGTGGAAGATGAATTTGGCGATGTCCTTTTTGCACTGGTGAATTACGCACGCTTTATTGGCGTAAATCCTGAGAATGCGCTGGAAAGAACCAATAAAAAATTTATTCAGCGATTCACTTACATTGAAGAACAGGCACTGAAACTTGGAAAATCGATGCATGACATGACACTTGGAGAGATGGACGCCATCTGGAATGAGGCTAAGAAAAGAGAGAAATAG
- a CDS encoding flavoprotein produces MDIAIIGGGAAGFFAAICVKENYPGANVIVFEKSKKLLSKVRISGGGRCNVTNACEGVGALCNAYPRGGKQLRKVFHVFDNHDAMRWFESRGVALVTQPDGCVFPASQDSQSIIDCFLRECHRLGIKIQTEISFTALYSKSQRLEVVVNKGEVQYFNKVIICTGGTKSNEILNCLDALGQPREQPVPSLFSFSIPENHVTKLMGVVLDNVITNIQGTKLSANGPLLITHWGMSGPAVLKLSSYGARFIHENKYTFNLKVNWVNEKNDSVVGEYLNDVIKTHSKKQIDNFAPYTLSTRLWLFLLVKCDIQETRKWGEISKKELNRLVNILTNDVYEVKGRAAFRDEFVTCGGVGLQGVDMSTMQSKVVPGLYFAGEVLDIDGITGGYNFQAAWSTAYVAAKLE; encoded by the coding sequence ATGGACATTGCAATCATTGGAGGCGGAGCTGCAGGATTTTTTGCAGCTATATGTGTTAAGGAGAATTATCCCGGGGCAAACGTAATTGTTTTCGAAAAATCGAAAAAGTTACTCTCTAAAGTGCGTATTTCCGGCGGCGGGAGATGTAACGTTACAAATGCCTGCGAAGGTGTGGGGGCCTTATGTAATGCGTATCCACGTGGCGGAAAACAATTGAGAAAGGTGTTTCATGTTTTCGATAATCACGATGCAATGCGCTGGTTTGAGTCGAGAGGGGTTGCTTTGGTGACACAGCCCGATGGATGTGTGTTTCCGGCATCGCAGGATTCGCAAAGCATTATTGATTGCTTTTTACGAGAGTGTCATCGGCTGGGCATTAAGATACAGACGGAAATATCATTTACCGCTTTGTATTCTAAAAGTCAGAGGCTTGAAGTGGTGGTCAACAAGGGAGAAGTGCAATATTTTAATAAAGTAATAATTTGCACAGGTGGAACAAAAAGCAATGAAATATTGAATTGTTTGGACGCATTGGGGCAGCCACGGGAGCAACCTGTGCCATCATTGTTCTCATTCAGTATTCCTGAAAACCATGTTACGAAGTTGATGGGAGTAGTATTGGATAATGTTATAACAAATATACAAGGCACAAAGCTATCGGCAAATGGGCCCCTGCTCATTACTCACTGGGGGATGAGCGGTCCGGCGGTGTTGAAGCTATCCTCATATGGCGCGCGATTCATTCATGAAAATAAATATACTTTTAATCTAAAGGTAAATTGGGTAAACGAGAAGAATGATTCTGTTGTTGGCGAATATCTGAATGATGTGATAAAAACGCATTCAAAGAAACAGATTGATAATTTTGCACCATACACATTGTCAACACGGCTATGGTTGTTTTTATTGGTGAAATGCGATATTCAGGAGACAAGGAAATGGGGTGAAATCAGCAAGAAAGAACTTAACCGGTTGGTCAATATACTTACCAATGACGTGTATGAGGTGAAAGGGCGTGCCGCTTTCCGAGATGAATTTGTGACATGTGGAGGTGTTGGCTTGCAGGGTGTAGATATGAGTACAATGCAAAGCAAGGTGGTGCCTGGCTTATATTTTGCGGGAGAGGTTTTGGATATCGATGGAATTACCGGTGGATATAACTTTCAGGCAGCCTGGAGCACGGCTTATGTGGCGGCAAAACTAGAGTAG
- a CDS encoding oligopeptide transporter, OPT family, translating into MEDLQNDKPFELPENAYRELKDGETYEPVMPASKTFPETTTWSVLMGLLMAVIFSAAAAYAGLKIGQVFEAAIPISIIAIGASALTKRKNALGQNVIIQSIGASSGVIVAGAIFTIPALYILQYKYPDIEINFLQIFLAALLGGILGILFLIPFRKYFVKEQHGKLPFPEAKATTEILISGEKGGKQAGLLIASGLIGGVYDFLAAQFRLWSDTVTTRVIPWGAELAENTKMVFKMSTSALVFSFGYLIGLKYALIIAVGSMLSWLVFVPLFNEIGNMMAAAGGGINIFASMSPEAIFSGYVRNIGIGAIAMAGVIGIIKSSGVIKKSFGLAFSGLSGKKNVEQPERTQKDIKMTFVLLLILFTVIAVFIFLYAGIQLTLVQALVALVTLVIVSFLFTTVAANAIAIVGSNPVSGMTLMTLILSSVILVGVGLEGASGMVASLIIGGIVCTALSMAGGFITDLKVGYWLGSTPAKQESFKFLGTLVSAATVGVVIYVLNGAYGFVKVPGIHDDPMAAPQANAMASIIEPLMQPGASVPWMLFALGAIISLLINWLGLPSLAFALGMFIPLHLNTPLIVGGLLHKFMSTGHKDPEVNKAREQRGTLISSGFIAGAALFGVVGALLLFFEVNLNFLHVNQMQIKGSWEWIPGCPWPEVSALIAFAALIVYFIWDSKRIK; encoded by the coding sequence ATGGAAGACCTGCAGAACGATAAACCGTTTGAACTACCCGAAAACGCGTACCGCGAACTCAAAGATGGTGAAACGTATGAACCGGTTATGCCGGCCTCGAAAACATTTCCCGAAACAACCACGTGGTCAGTCCTGATGGGGCTTCTCATGGCCGTAATTTTTTCAGCAGCTGCAGCATATGCCGGCCTCAAAATCGGTCAGGTATTCGAAGCCGCCATTCCAATATCCATCATTGCTATCGGGGCCTCCGCATTGACAAAACGAAAAAACGCACTGGGCCAAAATGTAATTATTCAGTCCATAGGAGCTAGCTCCGGAGTTATTGTTGCTGGTGCTATTTTCACAATCCCTGCGCTTTATATTCTCCAATACAAATACCCGGACATTGAAATTAATTTTCTGCAGATATTTCTGGCAGCCCTTCTCGGAGGTATTCTGGGTATTCTTTTTCTGATTCCATTCCGGAAATATTTCGTCAAGGAACAACACGGGAAACTTCCTTTCCCCGAAGCCAAGGCAACTACCGAAATTCTGATCTCTGGAGAAAAAGGCGGCAAGCAGGCCGGATTGCTGATCGCCAGCGGTCTCATAGGTGGAGTTTACGATTTTCTCGCTGCTCAGTTCAGACTTTGGTCCGACACGGTTACAACCCGCGTCATTCCATGGGGTGCAGAACTGGCTGAGAACACAAAAATGGTTTTTAAAATGAGCACCAGTGCGCTCGTGTTCAGCTTCGGATATCTGATCGGACTTAAATATGCGCTCATAATTGCAGTCGGGTCCATGCTTTCATGGCTTGTGTTTGTGCCGCTTTTCAACGAAATCGGGAACATGATGGCTGCCGCTGGTGGTGGCATAAATATTTTCGCATCTATGTCGCCCGAAGCCATTTTCTCGGGATATGTCCGCAACATCGGTATCGGCGCCATTGCTATGGCTGGTGTTATAGGCATCATCAAATCTTCTGGTGTGATTAAAAAATCTTTCGGACTTGCTTTCTCAGGACTCTCCGGCAAAAAGAATGTCGAACAACCCGAACGCACACAGAAAGACATCAAAATGACTTTCGTATTATTGCTGATTCTTTTTACGGTTATCGCTGTTTTCATTTTTCTGTATGCCGGAATTCAACTCACCCTGGTTCAGGCACTGGTTGCTCTTGTTACATTGGTAATCGTTTCATTTCTCTTTACCACCGTGGCAGCCAATGCCATCGCCATTGTCGGATCAAACCCCGTCTCCGGAATGACGCTCATGACGCTGATTCTGTCTTCGGTCATTCTTGTCGGAGTCGGCCTTGAGGGCGCATCGGGCATGGTCGCATCGCTGATCATTGGCGGAATAGTTTGCACCGCTCTATCCATGGCCGGCGGCTTTATCACTGACCTCAAAGTTGGATATTGGCTGGGATCAACACCTGCCAAACAGGAGTCGTTCAAATTTCTCGGAACATTGGTTTCTGCAGCAACGGTTGGTGTTGTAATTTACGTACTCAACGGCGCCTATGGATTTGTAAAGGTCCCCGGCATTCACGATGACCCAATGGCTGCTCCACAGGCCAATGCCATGGCGTCCATCATCGAACCGCTTATGCAACCGGGCGCATCAGTACCATGGATGCTGTTTGCACTTGGGGCCATTATTTCACTTCTTATCAACTGGCTCGGTTTGCCATCGCTGGCATTTGCCCTCGGCATGTTTATACCGCTGCACCTGAATACTCCGCTCATTGTTGGCGGTCTGTTGCACAAATTCATGTCAACCGGACACAAAGATCCCGAAGTCAATAAAGCACGCGAGCAACGCGGAACGCTCATTTCAAGCGGTTTCATTGCGGGCGCGGCCCTATTTGGCGTGGTTGGCGCGTTGCTGCTGTTCTTCGAGGTGAACCTTAATTTTCTTCATGTAAACCAGATGCAAATCAAAGGAAGCTGGGAATGGATCCCGGGTTGCCCGTGGCCGGAAGTTTCAGCATTGATTGCCTTTGCTGCTTTGATTGTTTATTTCATCTGGGACAGCAAAAGGATTAAATAA
- a CDS encoding alanine dehydrogenase, giving the protein MTENNIYNMGPAGQMMPAEERLEIKRKKSSLKIGVPLEIAFQENRVSLAPDSVGLIVSHGHEVYVQRGAGRNAHFSDEEYAEAGATLTDSAAEIYQCNLILKVAPMLPSEIDMLQSRQTVVSALHSTMQTAEYFKKLMQHKTTAVAFEFIKDQGNIFPVLKAMSEISGYAAIQVAAEYLSKNDIGKGKLLGGIPGIAPVEVVILGAGTVGTYAARAALGFGAEVKVFDNHIYKLRSLQQDIGKQIFTSIIHPKVLSKSLKNADIVIGALHSIRNKPMVVVTEEMVADMKPGSVIVDVSIDQGGCIETSAVTTHKDPVFIKHDVIHYCVPNIPSRVPQTASYGLSNFFTPVIMEMGEEGGIEAFLKANPSLRQGIYMFNGILTNHMIGQNFGLPSKELDLLLASFQM; this is encoded by the coding sequence ATGACTGAAAACAATATTTACAACATGGGTCCTGCAGGACAAATGATGCCTGCCGAAGAACGACTGGAGATTAAAAGAAAAAAAAGCAGCCTGAAAATCGGAGTTCCACTTGAAATTGCATTTCAGGAAAACCGCGTTTCACTGGCGCCCGACAGTGTCGGACTGATTGTGTCGCATGGGCACGAAGTATATGTTCAACGTGGGGCTGGCCGCAACGCGCATTTCAGCGACGAAGAATATGCTGAAGCCGGCGCCACACTCACCGATTCAGCTGCAGAAATATATCAGTGCAATCTGATTCTGAAAGTTGCTCCTATGCTGCCGAGCGAAATTGATATGTTGCAGAGCCGTCAAACGGTTGTTTCTGCGCTGCACTCCACCATGCAAACAGCAGAATATTTCAAAAAATTAATGCAGCACAAAACAACGGCAGTTGCATTTGAATTCATCAAAGATCAGGGTAATATATTCCCGGTGCTGAAAGCCATGAGCGAAATTTCGGGCTATGCAGCCATTCAGGTCGCAGCAGAATACCTCAGTAAAAACGACATTGGAAAAGGGAAACTTCTTGGAGGCATCCCAGGCATTGCGCCTGTTGAAGTGGTCATTCTTGGTGCAGGTACAGTTGGCACCTATGCTGCACGAGCTGCATTGGGATTCGGTGCCGAAGTAAAAGTATTCGATAATCACATCTATAAACTCAGATCTTTACAGCAAGATATTGGTAAACAAATTTTTACTTCCATCATTCATCCGAAAGTCCTTTCAAAATCTTTAAAAAATGCCGATATTGTTATAGGCGCGCTGCATTCCATTCGCAATAAACCCATGGTGGTGGTTACCGAAGAAATGGTTGCCGACATGAAGCCAGGCTCTGTGATTGTCGATGTCAGCATCGATCAGGGCGGGTGCATCGAAACATCTGCTGTGACAACGCATAAGGACCCTGTGTTTATCAAACACGATGTTATTCATTATTGCGTTCCCAATATTCCTTCCAGGGTTCCACAGACCGCATCGTACGGACTCAGCAATTTCTTCACACCGGTCATTATGGAAATGGGTGAAGAAGGCGGAATCGAAGCTTTTCTGAAAGCCAATCCTTCTCTGCGACAGGGAATTTACATGTTCAACGGAATTCTGACCAACCATATGATCGGGCAAAATTTCGGTCTGCCAAGCAAGGAACTGGATCTGCTGCTGGCCAGTTTTCAGATGTGA